Proteins encoded by one window of Bacteroidetes bacterium GWF2_43_63:
- a CDS encoding DNA-binding protein codes for MKTETISVFPDEIILNKIFLIRGKKVMIDRDLAEMYDVETKRLKEAVKRNIERFPKDFMFEMNKREFKNWRSQFATSNSDNMGLRYAPCCFTEQGVTMLACILNSKRAIDVNIRIIRVFTRMREMIMTNKDILLKLEQLETQVLRSSDDIQLIFSALKQLLTQPEVPRKKIGFKQSCT; via the coding sequence ATGAAGACAGAAACCATCTCAGTATTCCCGGACGAAATTATCCTGAATAAAATATTTCTTATCCGGGGCAAAAAAGTGATGATCGACCGTGACCTGGCTGAAATGTACGATGTAGAGACAAAAAGATTAAAGGAGGCGGTTAAACGAAATATTGAACGCTTTCCAAAGGACTTTATGTTTGAAATGAATAAAAGGGAATTTAAAAATTGGAGGTCGCAATTTGCGACCTCCAATTCCGACAACATGGGTCTACGCTATGCTCCGTGCTGTTTTACAGAGCAGGGGGTCACCATGTTGGCTTGTATCCTAAATAGTAAGAGAGCAATCGACGTAAATATCAGGATTATTCGCGTTTTTACACGCATGCGTGAAATGATAATGACTAACAAAGATATCCTTCTTAAACTTGAGCAGCTCGAAACTCAGGTTTTGCGAAGCAGCGACGACATACAACTGATCTTTTCTGCATTGAAGCAATTGCTTACACAGCCAGAGGTTCCCCGAAAAAAAATTGGATTCAAACAATCCTGTACGTGA
- a CDS encoding DNA polymerase III subunit alpha has protein sequence MHTIYSVLDGAANIKKLLKRAAALNMNSVAVTDHGQMFGILEFVTEAKKAGIKPIIGCETYVARNSMDQTTAKEDRSGHHLILLAKNMQGYRNLVKLISQANLKGFFYTPRIDKDLLSKYHEGLIACSACLGGEIPQLIMNRSEEEALKSIEWYKSLFGDDYYLEMMDHGLPEQKQVNEVLVRLSQKSGVKLIATNDVHYVNKEDFEAHKILIRINTNKDDNDDLYYTGNEYLKSYDEMLALFGDHPEALANTVEISDKVEEFSIEHDVMLPAYPTPKEFSSDFEYMAHLALEGVKGRYADFNDEIKDRLDFELATIEKMGFAGYFLIVQDYIRKAREMGVLVGPGRGSAAGSIVAYGLGITNIDPIKYNLLFERFLNPDRISMPDIDVDFDDYGRDSVIDYVINQYGADKVSQIITFGKLGAKSSIRDVARVMGVELSLSNRIAKLIPDGPKVTLDDAMRNKDFEDLYNSNQDVKKVVDIARTLDGNVRSTGVHACGVIIGREDLSNYVPMARAKDSILPLVQYDGSLVEKAGLLKMDFLGLKTLSIIKDALELIEARHKKKIDIDNISLEEEKTYKLYQKGETIGTFQFESEGMRSWLKKLKPTHIEDLIAMNALFRPGPMGFIPNFIARKHGAEKVEYPHSLAETVLQDTYGIMIYQEQIMLLSQRLANFTKGKADELRKAMGKKKMDLIDKLRSEFIEGAKANGIEKALANDIYDTMAKFGEYGFNKSHSAAYTVLAYQTAWLKANYPPEYMAAVLGHNLNDLKKVTFYINECRRMGIAVLGPDVNESLLKFSVNKENQIRFGLAALKNVGESAAQSIIDERNTNGNYTEINDFFKRNNFRNVNKRALESLAMAGSFDNMNTHRAQFFHTDQDGVVFLEKMTKHASQMQEKLNSQQASLFGEMEEATFPAMEMPECLRWNLDDKLAKELDVAGFYISGHPLDEFVDEVTHFSTHQIQEISDGLDVMKVGTDLLFSGVVKDLQEKRDKNENMYSAFTLFDYSGEITLRAFKDDYIKYKSVLENGQKVFVHAKVDAGRFGRDPDSRELRLQSISKLAGYFDQKIAAVLFHVPMAEISAESTRRIDEILNAHAGNIAIRFLLMDPENKEVVKLSNPYLKTDIAGISLIADLEFVNGYDVRSIILSSEIPFRKKMTEVVVAEIPEEVNTDEYQE, from the coding sequence TTGCATACCATTTATTCAGTTCTCGATGGAGCAGCCAACATAAAAAAACTGTTGAAGCGAGCTGCAGCATTGAATATGAATTCTGTTGCCGTGACCGATCACGGACAAATGTTTGGGATTTTGGAGTTTGTCACCGAAGCAAAGAAAGCAGGCATAAAACCCATTATCGGATGCGAGACCTATGTGGCCCGCAACAGCATGGATCAGACGACTGCAAAGGAAGACCGCAGCGGCCATCACCTTATTTTGCTCGCTAAAAACATGCAGGGTTACCGCAATCTGGTGAAACTTATTTCTCAGGCCAACCTGAAAGGGTTTTTCTATACACCCCGGATCGACAAGGATTTACTTTCGAAATATCACGAAGGGCTGATTGCATGCTCTGCCTGTCTGGGCGGCGAAATTCCGCAGCTGATCATGAATCGCAGCGAGGAAGAAGCATTGAAATCGATAGAATGGTACAAAAGTCTTTTCGGTGACGATTATTATCTTGAAATGATGGATCATGGTCTGCCGGAACAGAAGCAGGTGAATGAAGTTCTGGTGCGGCTTTCACAAAAATCGGGTGTAAAATTAATCGCCACAAACGATGTTCATTATGTAAATAAAGAAGATTTCGAGGCACACAAAATTCTTATCCGCATCAATACCAACAAGGATGATAATGATGATTTGTATTATACCGGAAATGAATATCTGAAATCTTATGACGAGATGCTCGCGCTTTTCGGCGATCATCCGGAGGCATTGGCGAATACGGTTGAAATTTCTGACAAAGTTGAAGAGTTTAGTATCGAGCATGATGTGATGCTGCCAGCTTACCCAACGCCGAAGGAATTCAGCAGCGATTTTGAGTACATGGCGCATCTGGCGCTGGAAGGAGTGAAAGGCAGATACGCTGATTTCAACGACGAAATAAAAGACCGGCTTGATTTCGAATTGGCTACCATTGAAAAAATGGGCTTCGCAGGATATTTTCTTATTGTGCAGGACTATATCCGAAAAGCGCGCGAAATGGGCGTTTTGGTCGGTCCAGGCCGTGGAAGTGCTGCAGGTTCTATCGTTGCATATGGTCTTGGAATTACGAATATTGACCCCATAAAATACAATTTACTGTTTGAACGTTTTCTCAATCCCGACCGAATATCAATGCCCGATATTGATGTCGACTTTGATGATTACGGGCGCGATTCGGTGATTGATTATGTGATTAATCAATATGGTGCCGACAAGGTGAGTCAGATCATCACATTCGGCAAACTCGGCGCTAAATCTTCGATTCGCGATGTTGCCCGTGTTATGGGTGTTGAACTTTCTTTGTCGAACCGAATAGCAAAACTCATCCCTGATGGCCCCAAAGTCACGCTTGACGATGCGATGCGAAACAAGGATTTTGAGGATCTGTATAATTCAAATCAGGATGTTAAAAAAGTAGTTGACATTGCCCGCACGCTGGATGGAAATGTGCGCAGCACCGGCGTGCATGCATGCGGTGTTATCATCGGCAGAGAGGATCTTTCGAATTATGTTCCGATGGCTCGTGCCAAGGATTCAATCCTGCCATTGGTTCAGTATGATGGTTCACTGGTCGAGAAGGCCGGATTGCTGAAGATGGACTTCCTTGGACTGAAAACACTCTCAATCATCAAAGACGCACTGGAACTTATAGAGGCAAGGCATAAAAAAAAGATAGACATTGATAATATTTCACTTGAAGAAGAGAAAACATACAAGCTCTATCAGAAGGGAGAGACGATTGGCACCTTTCAGTTTGAATCAGAAGGTATGCGATCATGGCTTAAAAAGCTCAAACCAACGCACATTGAGGATTTGATTGCCATGAATGCTTTGTTCCGCCCGGGGCCGATGGGATTTATACCGAATTTTATTGCCCGTAAACATGGAGCTGAAAAGGTTGAATATCCGCACAGCCTGGCTGAAACTGTGCTGCAGGACACTTATGGCATTATGATCTATCAGGAGCAAATCATGCTCCTTTCGCAGCGATTGGCCAACTTCACCAAAGGCAAAGCTGATGAACTTCGCAAAGCCATGGGTAAAAAGAAGATGGACCTTATTGACAAGCTTCGCAGCGAATTTATTGAAGGAGCCAAAGCCAATGGTATTGAAAAGGCGCTTGCCAACGACATTTACGACACCATGGCGAAGTTTGGTGAGTATGGCTTTAATAAATCCCACTCGGCTGCCTACACTGTACTGGCCTATCAGACCGCATGGCTGAAAGCCAATTATCCTCCCGAATATATGGCTGCGGTGCTCGGACATAACCTGAACGATCTGAAAAAAGTCACATTCTACATCAACGAATGTCGCCGCATGGGAATTGCAGTGCTCGGTCCCGATGTGAACGAAAGCTTGCTGAAATTCTCTGTAAACAAGGAAAATCAGATTCGTTTCGGATTGGCTGCATTGAAAAACGTGGGTGAATCGGCCGCACAATCCATCATCGACGAAAGGAATACCAACGGAAACTATACTGAAATTAATGATTTTTTCAAGCGCAATAATTTTCGTAATGTAAACAAGCGTGCGCTTGAATCATTGGCTATGGCTGGAAGTTTCGACAATATGAATACGCACCGCGCTCAGTTTTTCCATACAGACCAGGATGGTGTTGTTTTTCTCGAAAAAATGACAAAGCATGCCTCGCAGATGCAGGAAAAACTTAATTCACAGCAGGCTTCGTTGTTTGGAGAAATGGAAGAAGCTACCTTCCCGGCTATGGAAATGCCTGAATGTTTACGTTGGAATCTCGATGACAAACTTGCAAAAGAACTTGATGTAGCGGGCTTTTATATCAGTGGACACCCGCTGGATGAATTCGTTGATGAAGTAACACATTTTAGCACACATCAAATTCAGGAAATTTCTGACGGGCTCGATGTGATGAAAGTTGGAACTGACCTTCTGTTTTCTGGTGTTGTAAAAGATCTGCAGGAAAAGCGAGATAAAAACGAAAATATGTATTCGGCTTTCACGCTGTTTGATTATTCCGGCGAAATTACACTGCGTGCATTTAAGGATGATTATATCAAATATAAATCGGTGCTCGAAAACGGACAGAAAGTTTTTGTGCATGCCAAGGTCGATGCCGGAAGGTTCGGCCGTGACCCGGATTCGCGTGAATTACGACTGCAAAGTATATCAAAGCTGGCTGGCTATTTCGATCAGAAAATTGCAGCTGTTTTATTTCACGTTCCAATGGCTGAAATATCAGCAGAAAGTACGCGGAGAATCGATGAAATTTTGAACGCCCATGCCGGAAATATAGCCATCAGATTTCTCCTGATGGACCCCGAAAATAAAGAGGTGGTCAAGCTCAGCAATCCGTATTTGAAAACAGATATTGCAGGAATTTCATTGATTGCCGATCTTGAGTTTGTGAATGGGTATGATGTAAGAAGCATTATTCTGAGTTCTGAGATTCCATTCCGAAAAAAGATGACCGAAGTGGTTGTTGCAGAAATCCCGGAAGAAGTAAATACTGATGAATATCAGGAATAG
- a CDS encoding thioredoxin, whose translation MAHQFTDADFEKDVLQSDVPVIVDFWAEWCGPCRMIGPIIEELGNDYAGKAKVGKVNVDENPQITSQFGIRNIPTVLFFKGGQLVDKHVGAASKRTFEEKLQKLL comes from the coding sequence ATGGCACATCAATTCACCGATGCTGATTTTGAAAAAGACGTCCTGCAGAGCGACGTTCCTGTTATTGTTGATTTTTGGGCAGAGTGGTGCGGTCCATGTCGCATGATTGGGCCTATCATCGAAGAGCTTGGAAATGATTATGCCGGCAAAGCAAAAGTCGGCAAAGTGAATGTGGATGAAAATCCGCAAATCACTTCGCAATTCGGCATCCGGAATATTCCCACTGTTTTATTTTTCAAAGGCGGACAGCTTGTTGACAAACATGTTGGCGCTGCATCGAAAAGAACATTTGAAGAAAAACTACAGAAGCTGCTTTGA